AATACTTATTGGCTTGTGTTATATCTGAAATCATGTCATTAATTATTAATTACTTTGATTAAAATTTGTGTGGTATTTAGGAGACtcctattaaaatacaaatatcccTGAGAGAAAACACTCCAAGCTTGTTATCAATGATTTACATCTTTTCAGGGATTTTCTCAAGATTCTTTGATGAAATATCAAATCCCTTTCCACCTGTGATGGCAAATCAGTAGACTCAGTCACACGAGGAAGCACAGCGTATAACCACTTCTGTGTTGTGATGTCAGGATAGTCAGGAAAGATTGCCTGCTACCCCCCCATCCACCAACCCATcccaaatttcttcttttaaatttaagcCAAAAGGGTCTTAGTACACCATTAAATACAAATATCCCTGAAAGAGGTCACACATTAGGccaaaacattattttaaccTCTGAATATTATCAGATTCTTCAAGGTGCTGACCCAAGCCTTTCACTCTTAAATTCTCTGTAATGTCTTCAATTACCTCATCATGTCCTAAGACTTCCACCTCCATAGTTATTGAAATCAtcctaaatttttataatttgctcTCAAATTCTATCCTCAGCTAGACCAGAATATTCAGATGTCTGTCTGTCGGACATCTCCATCTGTCTGTTCCGTGAACATCTCATACGCAACATAAGCAGAGGCAACACATTCTATTCCCTTCAAACTTGCCTCTTCTCATTTGTTGTGGGTTCACTTAACCACACGGTAACTCAAGCAGAAACCTCAGAGTCATCTTtcactcctcccttccccacaaCCAATCAATGATAATATCCTAAAGATTCCAACACTGCAACATCTCGTACcggtctccttcctcctctccaggGACCCCCACTGTAACACAGACCCCCATTTCCCTTCACCTGGGCTGCTGAAACACCACTCTGCACTGTACACTACTCTTCCTAAAGCTGGGCTTTGATTGTGTCATTCTCCAATTCAAAACCCTTTATTTCTCCCCATTGCccattaaattaaaatcaaactcATCTTGGTTTTCAATGTTTATTAACTTATGGCCTCATCTACCTTCCACTTTCACATGCTTTTTTTTAACCCCTCTAGTAAAACTGGAATACTCACTGTTGTCTGAAGATGCCTTTAGCTTTCCAACCTATGTGCCTCAAATGGTTTCCTCCACTTGAAATACTTTCATCCATTTTCCACTTCCACCCATTAAGAGCCTATCCTTCAAGGTCAACTTCAAATTTTGCTTTCTTCAATAAGTCCTTCTGGAGTGCCCCCCTGCTGGATGTGATCTGTCCCACCATTGAACTCCCATGGCAGCCACTATTCCCTGAATTACTAAATAGTATCGTTATTTTTATGCCTGTCTTATGCTATTCACTACACTGACAACTCCCTAAGTCTAGGAACAGTGTCTTATTCATTTCTACCTCACCTGCAGTTCCTAGCTCAATGCTCGCATATAAAATGCACATAATTATTGAAGGTTTCTTAGCAAGTTTTGATGGAGGATGAAAAAGACAGTAGAGGAGTTCCTGGCTTCTGAAAGGGTGGCTTTGCCAAGAAGTGACTTTCTGGAGAGCAACTTTACATACTTTGTAACCTGAAGACTACGGCTTAGGACAAGCATCTTGGCAATGGACGGAAATCTGCGTTGGCGGAAAGGAGGGCTGGTCCAGAGCACGAGCACCCACCTGGATGAAAACACAGTACTGGGGACTTTCAATGAAGGCAGGACAGCATGAAACAATTTGGGTGCTTGGGGATCTTGGGAGTGTCTTCAGGTCCTGGAATGCTGCAGGGCAGATAAGAGCACTGGGTCAGAGaattctagaataggcaaatgaGTAGGTGATAAAATGAACTGCATGTTTCACCATTCTACATACACTAGACTAAAGTAGCTCTATTTTAGCCTTGTTTGGGTTTCTGTACATATGTGAAACTGTCAGTTAATTGCTCAGTTAATCAGTACATAATTATTGAGTGCTTTCagtatgccaagcactgtgctaggtgctggagatataggggtgaataaaaaagacaaaaatccctgccctcaaggacctTTTTAGTGAGAAGGGATAAgtgataaatagaataaatatataaaatatagaacttACTAGAAGGTGATAAATTCTccggataaaaataaaataagatatggAGACTAAGTGTTAGAATTTTGAGCAGAGTGGTCAGGCTTTGTTAGGAAGGTGATATGTGAGGAAAGACTTGGAAGAGGTGGAGTGATGATCTGTGCATCTATCCGGGGAAAGAGCATTCAGACAGAGGGAAATGTGCAAATGTCCTGAAGTAAGCACAGGCCTGACATActggaggaacagaaagaagtgGAGGTAAGCGCAGGCCTGACACACTGGAGCCAAAGTAGCTGGAGACAGAGTGAGGTCAGAGAAGTAAAGGGAGACTTGCACCCTGTGTAGGCCATTGTAAGGATGTGGTTTTTACACTGAGTGAAATGGAGAGCGTTAGGAAGAGTCTGAGCAAAAACTGACATCATTGGCTATTGGGTTGAGACTGAAAGTAGAAAGGACCAGAGACTGAAGCAAGGAGGAGGCTACTGCAATATCCCGGGCAAAAGTGATGATGGTGACTTGGACCAGGGTGGTGGCAGCAGAGATAATGAGAAGTGATCAGAGTCTAGAAAAACGTTAAAGGTAGAGCCTTAAGGATTTTTGGATGTATTAGATGTAGggtgtaaaggaaaaaaagagtcaaGGGTGACTCCAAAGCTATAGTGTGGTTTATTAACTGGAGTGGAGAATATTAAGGAAGGGGGAACAGAGACAATCGGGAATTTGGTTTGGGATCTGTAAATCCTCTGATGTCTATTAAGCATCTAAGTGGAGTCTGGAGATCAAGAGAAAAATCTCGACTGGAGATCTAACTTTGGGAGTCATCAGAATATACACAGTATTTGAAGCTATGAGGCTGAGTGATTTCCACAAGAGAGTGGTTAAAAGGAAGAGACAAGGTTCAATGACTGGGCTTGAGGCACTATAGCTTTCAGAGGTCACAGAGAATCagtaaaggagactgagaaggaagaaCCAGTAGGGTGGGAGGCAAACCAGGTGTGTATGTTGTCCTGGAAACAGAATATAAGTTTTCAAGGAAGAGAGAGTGATCAACCTGGTCAAATGCTGCTTACAGGTCAAGAAagatgagaacaaagaaaagccctTTGGAATTAGCAACCCAGAGGTCACCGGTGTCATTGACAATAACAGTTTCAATGGAGTGATGGGATAAGAAAGCCTGATTAGAGAAGGTTTGAGAATAAGAGAAGAGGAATTGGAGAGATTTAATATTAGATAtctctttttgttgttaaaaaaggttgcactttttaaaaaatgccagtaATTCCGACTTTTTATAACCCAAATGGGCACTGTGTCCACAGTAATCTGAATACGTCAAATTTTACTTGAGAAATCCCCCTTTCAAATGATAACAAGTTTTTGAGAAATGGGTTTCAGCAGTTTTAAGTCTGGCACTCTCTTTGTTCACTGAAGAAAAACAATCACGTCTTCAGTGAATTTGCAGCTCAAgatattttaagtttcataatCAAACTTTTGTCTTGGAACttcaaacacacacgcacacacatccaGGAATGATGACGTCAGAGCTCTCAGGTTGAATATTGCAGCTCATaaattacattcattcattccaaatatttcattattgatGTATAGTGAGTGAGTCCTTTCCTTGTGCCATAGCCACCACTTACtcacttgaaatttttaaatgatgtttctcATTCCACGGACATTTGACTGCCTCCTCTGCCTGTAGACATTAGTTCGCGTTGTCAACAGTTGGGCCTGAATTTCTGCAAACATTAAGCTTGAGATTAAAAGTAGGCCAGGGAAAGCTTTCGTAAAACATGCTAACCTAACATATCTGAACAGGACAGGGTCAAGTTCTTACTCAGAACCACAAGGGTGCTGTGAAGTAGAATGATTTCATACTTCTGTTATGATGTCATTTTCTCGTAACATTAAAGCCAAGAGTCCTCCCCACCCAAGGGCAATGCCAGTTTCCCAGAAGGCTCATTTCTCAGAGCCAAGGCTCCAAAGATGCCAATGCAACCCATGCTGATACTCAAGTCTCatgtttttctcaattttatgcTTAATTTGCTCCTTttggttttatgtattttgacACAGCTAAGGGTATGTGGGGATTTCCCCATAGTCCTTTAAATGCTATAAAACTTTAATACGGGCAGATAAAAACAATCATAAGCCATGCCTCCAAGCCCTCACATTTAGTTCTTTATTTGAGTTAGGCACTAACCAGTTTTAGACACTTAGATTTTCAAGTACCTGCACTGCTTTAAATGCCCTTGTGCCTTTCCTCGCCCCACCTAAATGAAAATTACGTTCTATCCATAACCTGGGTAGAACCTTTACAATTCTTAAATTATCATCATAACGGCCTATATATCGTGCATGAGCCAATGCAATTTAATCTGGTTCAGAATAAAGCCAAGATGGATGCCCAATTCCCAATCCTAGGCATGCAACCCTGAAATGCcttttggaaaaaatgaaatagtgcTCCTGGAAGTCTGTTGAGTTAGTCTGTTTTCAGCATAATTGCCTTCTCTCAGCTTCCTAATACCCTTAAAACCTCTGAGAGTCTTTAATGTACAAAGTTCAGCAAAAATACCTTCAAAGCAGATTAGTTCtaattatgtttaatatttgttTGCTGCCTTATTGAATAAACTACATTtgctctaaaaaaaagaaattcatttaacTGCATGTCAGTCACCCAAATTTTAAGCGtacaaatgaaatggaaaacatttattaCACAAATTTAATTACAATTCTAAGAAATAAACATGCAAATTAGATAGGGTTCAATTTGCAGATGCTAATCCTCATCCTTGATCTTATTCCTTTTCTCCCTGATTTTCAGTCTGTGCCTCCTCTTGATTCCTAGGGAGCCAGGCAGCAAGAGGTTTGGTTGTTCACAGTCGGAGGATCTCTGTTTTAAAGAAGTGTTATATTTAGCACATCTGGCATAGTAGCAGTAAACAAACATTACGGTCTTTGTAACACTTTTGTGCAGGTGCCTTCCCCCCATTTTATTAGGGCTATGCCTTCCAAGCCTCTGTGTTCATTACACCTGAAATGACCCATCTCGACTATGGAGGGGTCCCTAGACAGAAGTTATGAATTAATGTTTCAAAACACAAACTCCAGTTGAGTCCAATATAGGGGAAAATTACTATTTGCAAAATAATGTGATTCCGGGGCTTAAATTAAATTCTTTTGACCGAGGACAGCctcctttattacttttttatttcctggAGGCTTTCCCTTGAGGCTCCCCACCCAGAAGGAGTTACCAATTCAAGTTGCAGTCTGACCAAGGTTgcttttttatacatatacagctccagaggggcgggggcgggtggCGAGGGGAGAATAACTGCTTGGTCCTGCAAAGACATCTGTTTCTCATCTCCGTTTGCTGTGGCAAAGGAGAAGAAAGTCTTTTGCAAAGGGTGGGAAAGgcacagatttctttctttctttctcttttaaatcacACGCACgcacaacaaaaaagtaaaccaaataaaaaaagagaagacatctCAGAAGGTTGTAGAGTGAATACATTATTCGGCTGGAGCCgagcccccagggctggggcGGGAGCCCGGGAGCGCGTGGGGTCTGGGCTGCGGGCTGGAGCTGGGCCCGCGTGTCCCCGGGcaccgggaggggaggggagtggaggggaggagagaaggagggagggcgggaaggagggaagaaggcagggggcgggctggggtgaggggaaggcgCCCCGTGTGCTGCCTgaggagcggcggcggcggcggcggcgggagcagagggagggagggaaggagagcggGCGCGCTTGTCATGTTCCTTTTCTCACCCTGGGGGCATCCTGCAGAACCTCTCCTCGGAAATCCACGGGGAAATGGCAAACAGGATTGACGGGTTTCACACGCTCCTCGCTAGACAGAGCCGCTCATTACCATAACCGTCTGCAGCGACGGCGGCGCAGCACCCCAGTCGCGGCGGCGGGACCTGCCGGGACCCTCGCCCGCCGCGCTCCAGCGGCCACCGCCGACCGGGCCGCTGGGCCGGGACCCGCGCGAGTGTGTACCGGCGGCCGGGCTGGCGCCGAGCCCGGAGAGGGCCAGGAGCAGCTCGAGAGCCGCGGCCGCCGCCTTCCGGCTGACCCCGCGGTAAGAGCCGGGCTGGgcgcgggcggcgggggcggagaGGCCGGGCCGGGTGGAGCACGACAGCCGGTCCCCTCGGGCGTCTTCTGGGGCTGACTGGCTCCCGCGCGCCCTTCCGGCCCCGGGGCTGCTCCGGGGTCACCGAGTGGACGCGCACCGGCCGAAGCGGGACCCGGGGCGGCTGGGGCGCCGGGGCGCTGCTGGGCGCGGAGGCGGCGCGGGCTTTTTTCCCGGCGCTGGCGAGCGCCGCGGAGCCTTTACCCGGGCGGGAACCACCGCCGCCTCTAGGGCTGCTCGCGCTGCAGCCCGCGCGCACCGTGGCGAGTCTAGGGGCGGGTGGGGACCACAGCTCTAGTGAGACCCCAGGGTCCTCAGTGGCCGCTTATTCCCTTGTCCTGGGGGACGGGGGTCAGTAGGAGGGATGCCACCAGGTCTGGACGCCGCGGCGCttggcaggtggggagggagggatggtggaTGTCAGGAGCGCGCGTTTGCAAGAAAAAGGAATAGCTGCAGGAGCTGACACCTTCTGTCCCCCCCGCCACCTCCGCCCACGCACTCTCCTCCCAGGCAGCCGAGCCGCGCTgcgggcggcggcggctcctCTGTCCTCAGCTCACCTCCCCGGCGGGCTCGGCTGCTGCCCGCCTGGTCCACGCCTccgcctctctcctccctgcctcccctcccgcCTCCACTGCCCTAGCAACTTTCCGGAGTGCCCGGCCGGGACCGCAGAGGCGGGGGGAGAGGCGGCTCCGCGGCCGAGGGTGGCGCGGACACGGCGGGCGCCTGCGGGAGGCACGGGCAGAGTCCTGGCCGCCCGGCTCCAACGGATGCGCAGGGCGATCCCGCAGGCGCGGGCTCCGAGTGGGTTTGGCCGGCGAAGGGGGGAGGGCCGGGCAGGCATCTGCTGCGGGCTGGAGCGCGGGCCGGGGCCAGCCTCTCTAGAGCCCTGCCAACCGCCGTGAGTCATTTCCTTGGAATCCTACCTTTGGTGTTTATTGCCCTTAGAAGgaaacttggtttaaaaaaaaaaaaagaagaagaagaaaaggaagaataatcaTAGCTCTTATTCTTCAGGAGAGGCGCACGGCTCCAGCACCGTGGAAAGACAACTTGCCTTTGTTCCCAGACACTTGGGGTGTTGTTTACTTTCTCCTTCGGTCGGCGGCCTGCAGGGCTCTGCCCGCTTCCCCGGAGAGGGGCTTGGGCTGCGGCACCGACACGCGAGGGTGTGTCAGTGTGGGAACTCGGACGTGGTGTCTGCTGCCCGCCTGCAGGGGGTGGGTCTCTAAACCTCGGACCCCAGTCTTAGGCCTGGGATGGGGAGACCTGGCTCCCGGGCTCGGGCACCCGGGCACCCCCTCGTCTCCCTCCTGCTCAGCAGCCGCATTCCAGCCCCAGAACCCGACCTAAAGATTTTGGCCTTTCAGAGCTGCAGCTGAGGAAATGTATTTCCCAGGGCAGACAGGTGTACTGCTGGGACTCGTAGAAAAGTAGTACCTCTCTATTAAGAAGGGTTGAAGGATTTTATTCCACCCACCCAGccccttccaccaccaccactaccacgaGCTGGACAAGCTGTTGAGGTCTTGTTAGGAACAGTGTCAGGTCAAGGGCTTGATTACACCTGGGCAGGACAGCTAAGACTGGCAGTGTCAAAGGTGTATCGAAAATACCAgccctttactttctttcatttcagTATTGGAATCAGACCTCTAACTTCTATAATGctcttaataaaatgttttctaatgatGGATGAAGGGGAGGGGTTGGCAAAGAGTGACCAGGATTGCCTGTTGGATGGAAGGCATCACTGAATCTGCAGCTACCCTGTTATGTGTGCTACTTCCATTAGCATCATCATGGCTCCAAGGAAAGAAGAAGCCCAACTCATCTGGAAAAACCAAGTTGTATAGAAATGCCTGGTAACTTTACTGTGAACATTTGCTGGAAAAACTTGACACTTTAGCCCTTGGCCTTCTGGGAATGCTTGAGGTGTCATTCTACTACATTCCCTTGGCTGACGAAACAGACATGCAGGAGCCTGAGGATAAAAGGTTAGGAcctttctagtttttattttttttaaacacttgtgTAGACAAAACACACTTTAACACCGTTCTTTTGAATTCACTCAccaatgatgttaaaaaaaacaaaatttactctATATGTACATCTTTGTGACTCTAGTATTAACAGCACACAAATTTGTGAATTTCAACTTCTGAACTCAGTAGCAGAATTATAATGTAAATCTCATTGTACTGAGAAAAAATGACAGTTTGGATCTGTacatataatacaaataaaaagaatcatggTTTCGTGCCCCATGCTCCAATATTTCATGAACGTTAAACTTGCCTTCTTAATTTCCTAACAGCCCAGTGTAAGTTCTGGATAGACTAGGAAGATTCAATTGCAAAatctcctccctgctcccaaaTAATcccaactcatttattttttttattcagaCTTACATAAATCACTCTTGGAACTCACCTCTCCAGTTTAGGATTTTGTGTGTAAAAGTTTCccattcaagaaaagaaaaacttactgAAACTAGATatcataaaaggaaagaaacagccaAGATAAAAACTATTATGCCATGTTTCACGTTCAAATGCATGAGTAGAATTTCGTGCGGGGAAACAATACTAACAAATGGAAACGCTGAAATCCTTAACAACCAAAAAGCTACAAGGATaagtcattaaaatataaacaaactctTACTAACATAAAATAGCACAGGACCCATATAATGTCCTTTTAAACAAAGGTAATTGCTGCTAGGGGCCTGCAAATGCTTCTCTGTCTTATGCGATATGGATTTGTCAACGTGCTTTGgtttatatgtaataaaatttcCACGTAGGCAAAAAGCTTGGATCTTATTCCCAGAATCTAGCACAAAGTGAGTGTAAATTTCAAGCGAGAAAATACTGTGGCAGTCAATGAGACAGGGGCTACCGACTCTGAGAAAAAGCTATATAATTCATGTGCTCCTGGCAATAGCACTTCCTGATACAGTTGTCTCTTAGATAAGTTAAGAAATTGGACCATTTCATAAGAGTCTTCCAGGAAATAAATACTTGGTTTGGATGTCGAGTTTGAGGGGTGATAGAACGGCTTAGTTTGTGAAATCAGTGTGGTCTAAATTTCTTGATTGATGACTCAAAGAACAGAGTAAATGGCATGTCCAACCATTTCTTTTTAGAGAATTAATTGAAccttttttattctcttgaaATAAGGTTTTCTAATAAGTCCTTGCTGCTGCCTCTTTGGAgggcattttaaaagaaagggggTAGGTAATTTAGCAGCCCAAATCAGCTGGGTCCTAATTCCAGCCACTGACCTGGACACCTCCCCTGTATGTCAGAAGGCCTGACTTACTTCTTCAGTGAGGTTGGGACAGAATTTCAGGTCTCAGAGAGGAGTCTGGGTGATGGAGTCATTGCTGCCAAGAGCTGCTCTGTTAGCCAGAAGGACATTGTTACTTAACGAAGCCCTTCCCCTTGTGCCTTTCCTCCTTTTACCTGGAAGTGGACCCTTGTTATAACATGTAGGTAATAATAGTCTCCCACGAGACAATAGTAGATTCACTCTTTCCCCCAAACATTGCAAGCTGTATAATTTGGAGAAGAAAGCAAGAACTAGACCCTTAGCGTCTATT
The sequence above is drawn from the Tursiops truncatus isolate mTurTru1 chromosome 1, mTurTru1.mat.Y, whole genome shotgun sequence genome and encodes:
- the LOC141278371 gene encoding uncharacterized protein; translation: MPARPSPLRRPNPLGARACGIALRIRWSRAARTLPVPPAGARRVRATLGRGAASPPASAVPAGHSGKLLGQWRREGRQGGERRRRGPGGQQPSPPGRLATVRAGCSASSPRGGGGSRPGKGSAALASAGKKARAASAPSSAPAPQPPRVPLRPVRVHSVTPEQPRGRKGAREPVSPRRRPRGPAVVLHPARPLRPRRPRPARLLPRGQPEGGGRGSRAAPGPLRARRQPGRRYTLARVPAQRPGRRWPLERGGRGSRQVPPPRLGCCAAVAADGYGNERLCLARSV